From Streptomyces fungicidicus, one genomic window encodes:
- a CDS encoding 6-phospho-beta-glucosidase, whose product MKLTVVGGGSTYTPELIDGFARLRDTLPVTELVLTDPATDRLELIGALSRRILARQGHPGTITTTADLDAAVDGADAVLLQLRVGGQAARLGDETWPLDCGCVGQETTGAGGLAKALRTVPVVLDIAERVRRASPDAWIIDFTNPVGIVTRALLRAGHRAVGLCNVAIGLQRKFAALLGTDPAALHLDHVGLNHLTWETAVRRGGPDGEDVLPHLLSAHGDTIAADLRLPRPLLDRLGVFPSYYLRYYYAHDQVVREQREKPSRAAEVADMERRLLALYADPALDEKPALLAQRGGAYYSEAAVDLAAALLRGAGSRHQVVNTLNNGTLPFLPDDAVIEVPASVGPKGPSALPVSPVDPLFAGLMADVTAYEDLALEAALHGGRNQVFRALLSHPLIGQYEYADRLTDDLIAHNREHLPWA is encoded by the coding sequence ATGAAACTCACCGTGGTCGGCGGAGGCTCGACCTACACCCCCGAACTCATCGACGGTTTCGCCCGCCTGAGGGACACCCTGCCCGTCACCGAGCTGGTGCTCACCGACCCGGCGACGGACCGCCTGGAGCTCATCGGCGCCCTGTCCCGCCGTATCCTCGCCCGCCAGGGCCACCCCGGCACGATCACCACCACCGCCGACCTGGACGCGGCGGTGGACGGCGCCGACGCGGTCCTCCTGCAGCTCCGGGTGGGCGGCCAGGCGGCCCGCCTCGGGGACGAGACCTGGCCCCTGGACTGCGGCTGCGTCGGCCAGGAGACGACGGGCGCCGGCGGTCTGGCCAAGGCGCTGCGCACGGTCCCGGTGGTCCTGGACATCGCCGAACGCGTCCGCAGGGCCAGCCCCGACGCGTGGATCATCGACTTCACCAACCCGGTGGGCATCGTCACCCGGGCCCTGCTCCGGGCGGGCCACCGGGCGGTGGGCCTGTGCAACGTGGCCATCGGCCTCCAGCGCAAGTTCGCGGCCCTGCTCGGCACCGACCCCGCCGCCCTCCACCTCGACCACGTGGGCCTGAACCACCTCACCTGGGAAACGGCGGTGCGCCGGGGCGGCCCGGACGGCGAGGACGTCCTCCCCCACCTCCTCTCCGCCCACGGCGACACCATCGCCGCCGACCTCCGCCTCCCCCGCCCCCTCCTGGACCGCCTGGGCGTGTTCCCGTCCTACTACCTGCGCTACTACTACGCCCACGACCAAGTGGTGCGGGAACAGCGCGAGAAGCCCTCCCGGGCGGCCGAGGTCGCCGACATGGAGCGCCGCCTCCTCGCCCTCTACGCCGACCCGGCGCTCGACGAGAAACCCGCCCTGCTCGCCCAACGGGGCGGCGCCTACTACTCGGAGGCGGCGGTGGACCTGGCGGCGGCCCTGCTCCGGGGCGCGGGATCCCGCCACCAGGTGGTCAACACCCTCAACAACGGCACGCTCCCCTTCCTCCCCGACGACGCGGTGATCGAAGTACCGGCGTCGGTCGGCCCGAAGGGCCCGAGCGCCCTCCCGGTCTCCCCCGTGGACCCCCTCTTCGCCGGCCTGATGGCCGACGTCACGGCCTACGAGGACCTGGCCCTCGAAGCGGCCCTGCACGGCGGCCGCAACCAGGTCTTCCGCGCCCTCCTCTCGCACCCCCTGATCGGCCAGTACGAGTACGCCGACCGGCTCACCGACGACCTGATCGCACACAACCGGGAGCACCTCCCGTGGGCCTGA
- a CDS encoding coiled-coil domain-containing protein — translation MADTDPTGPVMDRDEVDRALARLGAEHEAIETSLLALQDHAGRRLLEGARLTGLTEERWTAAEASITLLWTCFDAYTDALRTARDIRARRRWSSREDLVELTELLRGDPVALAGGSPGKLSERYSLAALVDRMNELYASSLDMVVAADAVWSALPARIDLLAAELQRTSRLAHSVGVRPGEHPAGDDLERITRTLTRLREQVVSDPLAYWKRAEGSSAPGGGRPDTTVYDREARALEEVRREIDAVLTVRQDAEKRIVRLRDVLSRADRTLAEARTARGEVLAKIAATEVPVVSGPPTALQEQLSTAAEYRRHAQWHRLSPLLEALEQQAEDELMRARESLTAVTAPLAVRAELRGRLDAYKAKVARHGLAEDPVLVERYEKARRMLWSAPCDLRAADRAVLRYQQGAAELLGTAPRLPGQGVPDDRREPGA, via the coding sequence ATGGCCGACACGGATCCCACCGGGCCGGTGATGGACCGGGACGAGGTGGACCGTGCGCTGGCGCGGCTCGGCGCGGAGCACGAGGCGATCGAGACCTCGCTCCTCGCCCTGCAGGACCACGCGGGCCGGAGACTCCTGGAGGGCGCGCGGCTCACCGGTCTCACCGAGGAGCGCTGGACGGCCGCGGAGGCGTCGATCACGCTGCTGTGGACCTGCTTCGACGCGTACACGGACGCGCTGCGCACCGCCCGGGACATCAGGGCCCGCCGCCGCTGGTCCAGTCGCGAGGACCTGGTGGAGCTGACGGAGCTGCTGCGCGGCGACCCGGTGGCCCTGGCCGGCGGCTCCCCCGGCAAGCTCAGCGAGCGCTATTCGCTGGCCGCCCTGGTGGACCGGATGAACGAGCTGTACGCGTCCTCGCTGGACATGGTCGTGGCCGCGGACGCGGTGTGGTCGGCGCTGCCCGCGCGGATCGATCTGCTCGCCGCGGAGCTCCAGCGCACGAGCAGGCTGGCGCACTCGGTGGGGGTGCGCCCGGGAGAGCATCCGGCGGGCGACGACCTGGAGCGGATCACCCGCACCCTGACCAGGCTGCGCGAGCAGGTGGTGTCCGACCCGCTGGCGTACTGGAAGCGGGCGGAGGGCAGTTCGGCGCCCGGCGGCGGACGGCCCGACACCACGGTCTACGACCGTGAGGCGCGCGCCCTGGAGGAGGTGCGCCGGGAGATCGACGCGGTGCTGACGGTGCGCCAGGACGCCGAGAAGCGGATCGTGAGGCTGCGGGACGTGCTGTCCCGCGCCGACCGGACCCTCGCGGAGGCCCGCACCGCGCGCGGCGAGGTGCTCGCGAAGATCGCCGCGACGGAGGTGCCGGTGGTCAGCGGGCCGCCGACCGCGCTGCAGGAGCAGTTGTCGACGGCGGCCGAGTACCGCAGGCACGCCCAGTGGCACCGGCTGTCCCCGCTCCTGGAGGCCCTGGAGCAGCAGGCGGAGGACGAACTGATGCGCGCCCGCGAGTCGTTGACGGCGGTGACGGCCCCGCTGGCGGTCCGTGCCGAGCTGCGCGGCAGGCTGGACGCGTACAAGGCGAAGGTGGCCCGGCACGGTCTGGCGGAGGACCCCGTCCTGGTGGAGCGGTACGAGAAGGCGCGCCGGATGCTGTGGAGCGCGCCCTGCGACCTGCGCGCCGCCGACCGGGCGGTGCTGCGCTACCAGCAGGGTGCGGCGGAACTCCTCGGCACGGCGCCGCGGCTGCCCGGCCAGGGCGTTCCGGACGACCGGCGGGAGCCCGGCGCATGA
- a CDS encoding HNH endonuclease, with protein sequence MPHVLVLNASYEPLGVVPLRRALVLVLENKAVCLEESGAYLHSATVTVPAPSVVRLKRFVRVPYRGPVPLTRRALFARDGGRCMYCGGVATSVDHVIPRSRGGKHVWDNVVASCRRCNHVKADRHLIELGWRLRHKPAPPTGLAWRIIGTGHRDPRWLPYLQPYGADDAMSRIDGISA encoded by the coding sequence GTGCCGCATGTCCTGGTCCTCAACGCGTCGTACGAGCCGCTCGGCGTCGTACCGCTCCGCCGCGCGCTCGTGCTCGTCCTCGAGAACAAGGCAGTCTGCCTCGAGGAGTCCGGCGCCTATCTGCACAGCGCGACCGTCACAGTCCCCGCACCCAGCGTGGTCCGGCTCAAGCGTTTCGTGCGGGTTCCCTACCGGGGGCCCGTTCCTCTGACCCGGCGGGCGCTGTTCGCCCGTGACGGGGGCCGGTGCATGTACTGCGGTGGCGTCGCAACCAGCGTCGACCACGTCATCCCGCGCAGCCGCGGGGGCAAGCACGTCTGGGACAACGTGGTGGCCTCGTGCCGCCGCTGCAACCACGTGAAGGCCGACCGCCACCTGATCGAGCTGGGCTGGCGCCTGCGCCACAAACCGGCCCCGCCCACCGGTCTGGCCTGGCGCATCATCGGCACCGGCCACCGGGACCCCCGCTGGCTGCCCTACCTGCAGCCGTACGGCGCGGACGACGCGATGTCCCGTATCGACGGCATCTCCGCCTGA
- a CDS encoding mechanosensitive ion channel family protein, whose translation MSLSAVLPAADPSPTPSESGTPRVPTLQDAHESATNAAGWVEQNWSTWLATGLRVLLILVIATVLRVVVRRAITKLVDRMSRTGQAVDGTGLGGLLVNVERRRQRSQAIGSVLRSVASFLILGTAALMILGTFQINLAPLLASAGVAGVAIGFGARNLVTDFLSGVFMILEDQYGVGDTVDAGVASGEVIEVGLRVTKLRGDGGEIWYVRNGEVKRIGNLSQGWATANVDVTVRADEDLDRVKATLTEVAERTGKEEPWNELLWSPVEVLGLDSVLLDSMVVRVSAKTMPGKSLTVERELRWRIKRAFDANGIRIVGGATATEDVEAVDPTAGMAAPSVYSSSLSPQSVAASPLPPPSTTK comes from the coding sequence GTGTCCTTGTCCGCCGTCCTGCCGGCCGCCGACCCGTCGCCGACGCCCTCGGAGTCCGGGACCCCGCGGGTCCCCACGCTCCAGGACGCCCACGAGAGCGCCACCAACGCCGCCGGCTGGGTGGAGCAGAACTGGTCGACGTGGCTCGCGACAGGACTCAGGGTCCTGCTGATCCTGGTGATCGCGACGGTGCTGAGAGTCGTGGTGCGGCGGGCGATCACCAAGCTGGTGGACCGGATGTCCCGGACCGGCCAGGCGGTCGACGGCACCGGGCTCGGCGGTCTGCTGGTCAACGTGGAGCGGCGCCGTCAGCGCTCGCAGGCGATCGGCTCGGTGCTGCGCTCGGTGGCGTCGTTCCTGATCCTGGGCACTGCCGCGCTGATGATCCTCGGCACGTTCCAGATCAACCTGGCCCCGCTGCTGGCGTCCGCCGGTGTGGCGGGCGTGGCGATCGGTTTCGGCGCGCGCAACCTGGTCACGGACTTCCTCTCCGGCGTCTTCATGATCCTGGAGGACCAGTACGGCGTGGGCGACACCGTCGACGCGGGCGTGGCCTCCGGCGAGGTGATAGAGGTCGGGCTGCGGGTGACCAAGCTGCGCGGCGACGGCGGCGAGATCTGGTACGTCCGCAACGGCGAGGTCAAGCGGATTGGCAACCTCTCCCAGGGCTGGGCGACCGCCAACGTCGACGTCACGGTCCGCGCCGACGAGGACCTGGACCGGGTGAAGGCCACGCTGACCGAGGTCGCCGAGCGGACCGGCAAGGAGGAGCCCTGGAACGAGCTCCTGTGGAGCCCGGTCGAGGTGCTGGGCCTGGACTCGGTGCTGCTGGACTCGATGGTGGTCCGGGTCTCCGCGAAGACCATGCCGGGCAAGTCCCTGACCGTGGAGCGGGAGCTGCGCTGGCGCATCAAGCGGGCCTTCGACGCGAACGGCATCCGCATCGTCGGCGGCGCCACGGCCACGGAGGACGTGGAGGCCGTCGACCCGACGGCGGGCATGGCGGCCCCGTCGGTCTACTCGAGCAGCCTCTCCCCGCAGTCGGTGGCGGCCTCCCCGCTGCCCCCGCCCAGCACCACCAAGTGA
- a CDS encoding ROK family transcriptional regulator, whose protein sequence is MADRAATPGTPRVLRAMNDRTALDLLLEHGPLSRARIGGLTGLSKPTASQLLARLEAAGLVLATGTTEGRPGPGARLYEVNPAAAYAAGLDVTPRWIRAAVADLTGRTVGRHELRTPVRRSATPVVRQVTDALDGAAGAAGLSRADIRRLVIGTPGAFDPDTGRLRYASHLPGWHSPTLLDELAAALPMPLAYENDVNLVAVAEQRLGAARGHGDFVLLWNQEGLGAALVLGGRLHRGRTGGAGEVGFLPVPGTPLVRGVARAGSGGFQQLAGSRAVPDLARELGVEDVPRGPYAEAAATLLARAAAAPDDAAHHRLLRAYATRLATGLASLVSVLDPALVVLSGTALTSGGEPLRALVRAELEELAAPRPRLVLGGVREHPVLRGALESALATTRDEVFDTSRPASEGKT, encoded by the coding sequence ATGGCGGACAGGGCGGCGACCCCGGGCACCCCGCGTGTGCTGCGCGCCATGAACGACCGCACCGCCCTGGACCTCCTGCTGGAGCACGGCCCGCTGTCCCGCGCCCGGATCGGCGGGCTGACCGGCCTGTCCAAGCCGACCGCCTCCCAGCTCCTGGCCCGTCTGGAGGCGGCCGGACTGGTCCTCGCCACCGGCACCACCGAGGGCCGCCCCGGCCCCGGCGCCCGGCTGTACGAGGTCAACCCGGCCGCCGCGTACGCCGCCGGACTCGACGTCACCCCGCGGTGGATCCGTGCCGCCGTCGCCGACCTCACCGGCCGCACGGTCGGGCGCCACGAACTGCGCACCCCCGTCCGCCGCTCCGCGACACCCGTCGTCCGGCAGGTCACCGACGCCCTGGACGGCGCGGCCGGGGCGGCCGGGCTGTCCCGCGCCGACATCCGCCGCCTGGTCATCGGCACACCGGGCGCCTTCGACCCGGACACCGGCCGCCTGCGCTACGCCTCCCACCTCCCCGGGTGGCACTCCCCCACCCTGCTGGACGAGTTGGCCGCCGCGCTGCCGATGCCGCTCGCGTACGAGAACGACGTCAACCTGGTCGCCGTCGCCGAGCAGCGTCTCGGCGCGGCCCGCGGCCACGGCGACTTCGTGCTGCTGTGGAACCAGGAGGGCCTGGGCGCCGCCCTGGTGCTCGGCGGCCGGCTGCACCGGGGCAGGACCGGCGGCGCCGGCGAGGTCGGCTTCCTGCCGGTGCCGGGCACACCGCTGGTCCGCGGGGTCGCCAGGGCGGGCAGCGGCGGCTTCCAGCAGCTGGCCGGTTCCCGTGCTGTGCCGGACCTCGCCCGTGAACTGGGCGTCGAGGACGTCCCGCGAGGCCCGTACGCCGAGGCGGCCGCCACCCTCCTCGCCCGCGCGGCCGCGGCCCCGGACGACGCCGCGCACCACCGCCTCCTGCGGGCCTACGCCACCCGCCTGGCCACCGGCCTCGCCTCCCTGGTCTCCGTCCTCGACCCGGCGCTCGTCGTCCTGAGCGGCACCGCCCTCACCTCCGGCGGCGAACCGCTGCGCGCCCTGGTCCGGGCGGAACTGGAGGAGCTGGCCGCCCCCCGCCCCCGCCTGGTCCTGGGCGGCGTCCGCGAGCACCCGGTCCTGCGCGGCGCGCTGGAGAGCGCCCTGGCCACCACCCGCGACGAGGTCTTCGACACCTCCCGCCCCGCGAGCGAAGGGAAGACATGA
- a CDS encoding glutamate ABC transporter substrate-binding protein, whose translation MVVRRLRARLKGWGGVGAMAAACALALIFALALTRAAPAGPRATPAGQPVSQAAGTDAAEDCDAPEKQTLSPSDADGRTIEEIKNRKGEKRKLIVGVDQNSYRWGYRDPNGGESGTLEGFDIDLVHRIAEDILGDRDAVQFKAIPTDQRIPAIQAGRVDMVVRTMTINCDRIKDVAFSAPYFKTGQQVLAPKSAPIEGYDETLADQEICTATGSTAYAKLEADKKAGRLPESTGIGTTVPNQLDCLVRLQLGEVDAVVTDGALAASQAAQDPTVELKGEAFTTEYYGVAMRKDADDMVRRVNRILVDFREDADGWQASYTKWLSATLKGDPSRSEPPAPEYLREN comes from the coding sequence ATGGTCGTACGACGCCTGCGGGCCCGCCTGAAGGGCTGGGGCGGGGTGGGCGCGATGGCCGCCGCCTGCGCCCTGGCACTGATCTTCGCGCTGGCGCTGACCCGCGCCGCCCCGGCCGGCCCCCGCGCCACACCGGCGGGTCAGCCCGTGTCCCAGGCCGCGGGGACCGACGCCGCCGAGGACTGCGACGCCCCGGAGAAGCAGACCCTCTCCCCGTCGGACGCCGACGGCCGCACCATCGAGGAGATCAAGAACCGCAAGGGCGAGAAGCGCAAGCTGATCGTCGGCGTGGACCAGAACAGCTACCGCTGGGGCTACCGCGACCCCAACGGCGGTGAGAGCGGCACGCTCGAGGGCTTCGACATCGACCTGGTGCACCGCATCGCCGAGGACATCCTCGGCGACCGGGACGCCGTCCAGTTCAAGGCGATCCCGACCGACCAGCGCATCCCGGCGATCCAGGCCGGCCGGGTCGACATGGTGGTCCGCACGATGACGATCAACTGCGACCGCATCAAGGACGTGGCGTTCTCCGCGCCGTACTTCAAGACGGGCCAGCAGGTCCTCGCCCCGAAGTCCGCTCCGATCGAGGGGTACGACGAGACCCTCGCCGACCAGGAGATCTGCACGGCGACGGGCTCCACCGCGTACGCGAAGCTGGAGGCGGACAAGAAGGCGGGCAGGCTGCCGGAGTCCACCGGCATCGGCACCACCGTCCCCAACCAGCTGGACTGCCTGGTGCGTCTGCAGCTCGGCGAGGTCGACGCCGTGGTCACCGACGGCGCGCTCGCGGCCAGCCAGGCCGCCCAGGACCCGACGGTCGAGCTCAAGGGCGAGGCCTTCACGACCGAGTACTACGGCGTGGCGATGAGGAAGGACGCCGACGACATGGTCCGCCGGGTCAACCGGATCCTGGTGGACTTCCGCGAGGACGCCGACGGCTGGCAGGCCTCCTACACGAAATGGCTGTCCGCCACCCTGAAGGGAGACCCCTCCCGCTCCGAGCCCCCGGCCCCGGAGTACCTCCGCGAGAACTGA
- a CDS encoding ABC transporter permease translates to MTSLGSDLRLAWRLTRGSDRREWWRIALTAAGAALAAGFASAAAALAALRGSLHIPVAAGLLNQPGTRTGVIVSLVLLLVPVLGFLGQCARVGAVHRDRRLAGLRLAGAAPGQVRRIAALETGLACLLGSVAAAVLSVPVLLRLWDRPSPAAWAGIALVTVGVPALGAAAGALALRRVVTSPLGWIRRSGPRTGRGPGLLFLAGALLAAVTPVAVATAPSGWPYRPGPPPSLLVLGAVVAVGAGAVWLSGCAARLTGRLLAARARSAATLIAAERLRDDPWAAARTHAAVLLVTVVGTGFVGVRQMLLEVLDSRKHLAEGRSFYTTGLDLTAAALVVALAITLSGLAVGTAESLATRRRGLAAQTAAGVPRAVLARALLLETALPLAPAVLLAGTGGAVIGFGYASLAEGGDWSLPWASLLVPPAVYATCLLAATTALPLLRRTLHPAELRYT, encoded by the coding sequence GTGACGTCCCTCGGCTCCGATCTGCGCCTGGCCTGGCGGCTGACCCGCGGTTCCGACCGGCGGGAGTGGTGGCGGATCGCGCTCACCGCGGCCGGGGCGGCCCTCGCGGCCGGGTTCGCCTCCGCGGCCGCCGCCCTCGCCGCCCTGCGCGGGAGCCTCCACATCCCCGTGGCCGCGGGCCTGCTGAACCAGCCGGGCACCCGCACGGGGGTGATCGTCAGCCTGGTGCTCCTGCTGGTGCCGGTCCTCGGCTTCCTCGGCCAGTGCGCCCGCGTCGGCGCCGTGCACCGTGACCGGCGGCTGGCCGGACTGCGGCTGGCGGGGGCCGCCCCCGGGCAGGTGCGGCGGATCGCCGCGCTGGAGACCGGGCTGGCCTGTCTGCTCGGCTCGGTGGCCGCCGCCGTCCTCTCGGTGCCGGTCCTGCTCCGGCTGTGGGACCGTCCGTCCCCCGCCGCCTGGGCCGGGATCGCCCTGGTGACCGTCGGCGTGCCGGCGCTCGGGGCGGCGGCGGGCGCGCTGGCGCTGCGCCGGGTGGTGACCTCACCGCTCGGCTGGATACGCCGGTCGGGCCCGCGCACCGGGCGGGGGCCGGGGCTGCTGTTCCTGGCGGGCGCGCTGCTGGCGGCGGTCACGCCGGTCGCGGTCGCCACCGCCCCCTCGGGCTGGCCGTACCGGCCCGGACCGCCGCCGTCGCTGCTGGTGCTGGGCGCGGTCGTCGCGGTCGGCGCGGGGGCGGTCTGGCTCTCGGGGTGCGCGGCGAGGCTGACCGGACGGCTGCTGGCCGCCCGCGCCCGGTCGGCCGCCACGCTGATCGCGGCGGAACGGCTCCGCGACGACCCCTGGGCCGCGGCGCGGACGCATGCGGCGGTGCTGCTGGTGACGGTCGTGGGGACCGGCTTCGTCGGTGTGCGGCAGATGCTGCTGGAGGTGCTGGACTCCCGGAAGCACCTGGCGGAGGGCCGGTCCTTCTACACCACGGGCCTCGACCTGACAGCCGCCGCCCTGGTCGTCGCCCTCGCGATCACCCTGTCCGGTCTGGCGGTCGGCACCGCGGAGTCCCTGGCCACCCGCCGCCGCGGTCTGGCCGCGCAGACCGCCGCGGGCGTGCCGCGCGCGGTGCTCGCCCGGGCGCTGCTGCTGGAGACGGCCCTGCCGCTGGCGCCGGCGGTGCTGCTGGCGGGCACCGGAGGCGCGGTGATCGGCTTCGGGTACGCCTCGCTCGCCGAGGGCGGCGACTGGTCACTGCCCTGGGCGTCGCTCCTGGTGCCCCCGGCCGTCTACGCGACCTGCCTGCTGGCCGCCACCACGGCCCTGCCCCTCCTCCGCCGCACCCTCCACCCGGCGGAACTCCGCTACACCTGA
- a CDS encoding N-acetylglucosamine kinase, which yields MGLILAVDAGNSKTDVAVVNHDGEVLATARGEGFRPPAVGLDTAMSALTATVTRALATAGTPTVSHVSACLANADLPIEEEQLTAALTHRGWGTTVDVRNDTFAILRAGVTEPRGVAVVCGAGINCVGMHPDGRTARFPALGRFSGDWGGGWALAEEALFHAARASDGRGEPTALAHALPRHFGLPDMPALIEALHLGHVAPARRHELAPVLFAVAATGDGVALTIIDRQAEEIVTMAVVALTRLGLLDEPTPVLLGGGVLAARDPRLEGRIRALLAERAPEAEPRVVTSRPVLGAALLGLDRMGAAGEAQGRVRTYFAT from the coding sequence GTGGGCCTGATCCTGGCCGTCGACGCCGGCAACAGCAAGACGGACGTGGCCGTGGTGAACCACGACGGCGAGGTGCTGGCCACGGCCCGGGGCGAGGGATTCCGCCCGCCCGCGGTGGGCCTGGACACGGCGATGTCCGCGCTCACGGCAACCGTCACCCGAGCCCTCGCCACCGCCGGAACGCCCACCGTCTCCCATGTCTCGGCCTGCCTGGCCAACGCCGACCTCCCCATCGAGGAGGAACAGCTCACGGCGGCCCTCACCCACCGCGGCTGGGGCACCACGGTCGACGTCCGCAACGACACCTTCGCGATACTGCGCGCGGGGGTGACCGAACCCCGGGGAGTGGCCGTCGTCTGCGGGGCGGGCATCAACTGCGTGGGGATGCACCCCGACGGCCGCACGGCCCGCTTCCCGGCGCTCGGACGGTTCTCCGGGGACTGGGGCGGAGGCTGGGCGCTCGCGGAGGAGGCCCTGTTCCACGCGGCACGGGCGTCGGACGGACGCGGAGAGCCCACCGCCCTGGCCCACGCCCTCCCCCGCCACTTCGGCCTCCCGGACATGCCGGCACTGATCGAGGCACTGCACCTGGGGCACGTGGCCCCGGCCCGGCGGCACGAACTGGCTCCCGTGCTCTTCGCCGTGGCGGCAACGGGAGACGGCGTGGCGCTGACGATCATCGACCGGCAGGCCGAGGAGATCGTGACGATGGCCGTGGTCGCGCTGACACGGCTGGGGCTCCTGGACGAGCCGACGCCCGTGCTGCTGGGGGGCGGGGTGCTGGCGGCGCGGGACCCCCGACTCGAGGGCCGTATCCGGGCGTTGCTCGCCGAGCGGGCGCCGGAGGCGGAGCCTCGTGTGGTGACGAGCAGGCCCGTGCTGGGCGCTGCGCTGCTGGGGCTGGACCGTATGGGCGCGGCCGGGGAGGCGCAGGGGCGTGTACGGACGTACTTCGCTACGTGA